The Fimbriimonadaceae bacterium nucleotide sequence GCAGAGTGCTGGATAGCGCTGACAAGTAGTCCGCCGACGAGGTGTGCCGCCCCGTGAAGCCGGTCTACCGCTAGAGAGACCAGCAGAATCTGTCCAGGTGTGTCCAGCAACTTAATAACGTCAATTCCCACGCCAGAGCCGAGCATTCGTCGAACCTTCGGCACGGCTAGAAAAGGCGTCACCTTGTTGATGACCGGCATCGACAGCGTCGTCTGCTTTTCGTAAGACAGATCATGGAAGAGTGAGAAGAAGGATTGGGCGTTCGGTTCGTTAAGACCAGCCAGAATCCGTTCACGGAAAGACGAATTCGTTAGCAGAGGCTCTGTCTCGCAGAGTGACATCTCGGATTCAGCCAGGGCGATTAAGGTGTTGCGCAGCGTCTCGTCCAACGCTACGCCCCAAGATTCGGCTTGTGAGCGAAGGACATCAAGGACATACAGAGCCCGGCTGTGCAGATCCCCTGAGCCGACTAAGGGGTTGAAGCCACAGACAAACTCGTCCTGCCGAAGGTCAACGAGGCATAGCCGGTCCGTGGCTGACTCGGAATCGGCAGCAAGTAAGGCCAGAATCCGGTCGATTAGATCGCCGCGCAGATCGATGACGACGAACGTGCGGTTTTCCACAATGTCGGCTTGGATCAGTTTCAGAAGAAGGTTCGTTTTGCCTGCACCCGTTGAGCCGAGAACGTAGGTGTGTCTCTTGCGCTCGCCTTCGGTAATGGCGAAGGGTTGACCTGATCGCTCACTGTCGCCGAACATCGTTCCGACGATAACGCCTTTCGGAAGCTGCCCATCTCTCGTTCGCCTCCGACCAGTTCTGGCAACAACAACACCGTTGCAAACGGAGCGGGCCAGGCTTTCAATCAGTTCTGTGAGCGCGTAGTACATCTCAGTTAGATATCTTCGCGCCCCTGAATTGCTGTTTTTGGGAGAAAGCCGTATTCTTTAGAAAAGTCTAAAGGGGAAGGCGAAAACTTGGTGCAACAGCGCTCGTTTGGGGAGGAACTGCGCCTGCTGGCCCGGCGCAGATATGCCTCGCTGGCGGCCTTCTCGGCAGTGGCTGGTCTGAGCCCGGGGCGCATCTCTCAAATCGTCAAGGGTACGTACCCCAATCTGAGCTACCAGACCCTCGAAACCTTGCTCAGAGCCTTTCCAGATATCGCTGAGAAGGAAGCCCTCTATCAGGCCTGGATTCGCGATTATGCCCCTTCGCCAATCGAAACGGAGTTACCTACCGCC carries:
- a CDS encoding type IV secretion system DNA-binding domain-containing protein, which translates into the protein MYYALTELIESLARSVCNGVVVARTGRRRTRDGQLPKGVIVGTMFGDSERSGQPFAITEGERKRHTYVLGSTGAGKTNLLLKLIQADIVENRTFVVIDLRGDLIDRILALLAADSESATDRLCLVDLRQDEFVCGFNPLVGSGDLHSRALYVLDVLRSQAESWGVALDETLRNTLIALAESEMSLCETEPLLTNSSFRERILAGLNEPNAQSFFSLFHDLSYEKQTTLSMPVINKVTPFLAVPKVRRMLGSGVGIDVIKLLDTPGQILLVSLAVDRLHGAAHLVGGLLVSAIQHSAMARVDLPEKKRNPAHLYIDEFETMASESFSSIVAEGRRFGLSLTLSHQNLYQLSTGLRQVLRNNVGLQVFFQTGSLDASELSGEIVGLGSKDEVKTLLLSQGVGQAIFVRRGQPPVRVQTDKIDDPEATSKEVEELKYSGLTRFGRQAEDVETEIRGRLAKPQTKTEQIVRHDRAPAVRGGKKP